One window from the genome of Eucalyptus grandis isolate ANBG69807.140 chromosome 7, ASM1654582v1, whole genome shotgun sequence encodes:
- the LOC104431776 gene encoding hypersensitive-induced reaction 1 protein-like — MRNLCGCVEVKQSTVAVVEKFGKHHKNLEAGRHYVPCICGYQVAGEVSLKIEQLDNIKCKVKTKENENVHVTAFLQYQAIRSYATKVFYSYSNPRKMIQDLMIHAIAAYAERHNFDELSVIEFSAGVVQIFKEDLFGSGYEVVKVKIVRIKPDKHLKNVLMETSDGQREVARQQLYAESARYRHKCIVEGWKNMGYGDNIDMIQKFQYIDALMHGGK, encoded by the exons ATGCGTAATCTTTGCGGCTGTGTTGAAGTTAAGCAATCAACTGTAGCAGTTGTGGAAAAATTTGGCAAGCATCACAAAAATCTGGAGGCTGGACGCCACTATGTACCTTGCATTTGTGGATATCAAGTTGCTGGCGAGGTTTCACTCAAAATCGAGCAATTGGATAATATAAAATGCAAAGTGAAGACTAAG GAGAATGAGAATGTACATGTTACTGCATTTCTGCAATATCAAGCCATCAGGAGCTATGCAACTAAGGTCTTTTACAGTTATAGCAATCCAAGGAAGATGATTCAGGATTTAATGATCCATG CGATTGCAGCTTACGCTGAAAGACACAACTTCGATGAACTTTCTGTGATAGAATTTTCTGCAGGTGTTGTACAGATATTCAAAGAG GATTTGTTTGGCTCTGGATATGAAGTTGTGAAAGTTAAGATTGTGCGCATAAAACCGGATAAGCATCTTAAGAATGTTTTGATGGAAACAAGTGATG GACAGAGGGAGGTTGCACGCCAGCAACTTTATGCAGAGAGTGCTAGATACAGGCATAAGTGCATTGTCGAGGGTTGGAAGAACATGGGCTACGGAGATAATATAGACATGATCCAGAAGTTCCAATACATTGATGCATTGATGCATGGAGGGAAATAG